In a single window of the Phoenix dactylifera cultivar Barhee BC4 unplaced genomic scaffold, palm_55x_up_171113_PBpolish2nd_filt_p 000207F, whole genome shotgun sequence genome:
- the LOC103719052 gene encoding uncharacterized protein LOC103719052, with protein sequence MRTRCRYPYYEDRRYPYNVDRRRSYYDDRCHPYNDDQQLEEDWWVKLRYQLHQNAILLEKLDRSEVRQRQQGILPPKRSEIFANRVIFPKQGTTKSSKKIMSLMPQRRGKPDCSKCGGRGHLADFCPNKDQQIFEEDLDAENSAAPSEDVPATAIPSPSPKVLPRPAKVDDEEDNEEEEISEVILSISEPILIEFLDVTLEELPEEDSSQDSAEINLEFGTTHASIVMKDGSEILKEVSSDFEVGDLILTWHQEEQTSEKEATMFASVGSKILEADAEGAASSEGSSDELPFQTEASMEVLHKTEIMLALDLQKTDSKISAEHAICLAPTAQWAPPSTVDQCLPCISLARTSQACAPTSECAAVSRVIHPSNQRPCSRPISLGLEIFNSAPPRRSRVLSQQGGIDAGARAQIMMDVRRVWILTWECLKTHWVRNF encoded by the coding sequence ATGAGGACAAGATGTCGCTATCCCTACTATGAAGATCGACGTTATCCCTACAATGTTGATCGACGCCGTTCCTATTACGATGATCGTTGCCATCCCTATAATGATGATCAACAACTAGAAGAAGATTGGTGGGTTAAACTTAGGTATCAACTCCACCAAAATGCTATCTTGTTAGAGAAGTTGGATCGTTCGGAGGTGCGTCAACGACAACAAGGTATTCTCCCTCCCAAACGATCTGAAATTTTTGCAAATAGAGTTATATTTCCGAAGCAAGGAACAACAAAATCCagcaaaaaaataatgagtCTCATGCCGCAAAGAAGAGGCAAACCCGATTGCTCCAAGTGTGGTGGCCGAGGGCACCTCGCTGATTTTTGTCCCAATAAGGATCAGCAGATATTCGAAGAAGATCTTGATGCTGAAAATTCAGCAGCACCATCTGAAGACGTCCCTGCCACTGCAATCCCTTCCCCTTCCCCTAAAGTTCTCCCTCGACCTGCTAAGGTTGACGACGAGGAAGACAACGAGGAAGAAGAAATTTCAGAGGTGATACTATCTATATCTGAACCTATTTTAATTGAATTTCTTGATgtaactttagaagaattgccCGAGGAAGATAGTTCACAAGATTCAGCAGAGATCAACCTTGAATTCGGAACCACGCATGCATCGATTGTTATGAAAGATGgttctgaaattttaaaagaagtatCATCTGATTTCGAAGTGGGTGATTTGATCCTTACTTGGCACCAAGAGGAACAAACCAGCGAAAAGGAAGCAACCATGTTCGCATCGGTTGGTTCTAAAATTTTAGAAGCTGATGCGGAGGGTGCTGCAAGTTCAGAGGGCAGCAGCGATGAGCTTCCATTCCAAACAGAGGCGAGCATGGAGGTTCTCCATAAAACTGAGATCATGCTCGCATTGGATCTCCAGAAGACCGATTCTAAAATTTCAGCAGAGCATGCAATTTGTCTCGCCCCAACAGCACAGTGGGCGCCCCCTTCAACCGTGGACCAATGCTTGCCATGCATCAGCCTCGCGCGTACCAGTCAAGCGTGTGCACCCAcatcagagtgcgcagcggtTAGCCGAGTCATTCATCCAAGCAACCAGCGCCCATGCAGTAGACCAATTTCACTTGGGCTAGAAATTTTCAACTCAGCTCCACCTCGACGGAGTCGAGTTCTTTCTCAGCAGGGAGGAATTGATGCAGGAGCGCGAGCCCAAATCATGATggatgtacgtcgagtttggattcttACTTGGGAGTGCCTgaaaacacattgggttcgtaatttctag